One Solanum pennellii chromosome 9, SPENNV200 DNA segment encodes these proteins:
- the LOC107029857 gene encoding receptor-like kinase TMK4, whose amino-acid sequence MGKKRYKFYEKIPCCLLFFLLIAVASPDELSVVVRDGSADDASIMAKLAKSLIPTPPGWSGSNVCKWSGVSCDSSGRVSSISLISKSLGGQLPPDLNQLSNLQSFNIQKNRISGSLPSLSNLPSLQEVHLDSNNFTSVPTNFLSGLTNLQKFSMDENPSLPPWTIPDTLTDSTTLADFSASNANIMGQIPDIFGSFPSLESLRLSYNNLTGFLPYSFAKSGIQNLVLNNQKLGLTGRIDVLGSMEQLTQAWIHVNKFEGPIPDLSLCTNLIDIQLRDNSLTGVVPPSLTSLPKLTNASLQNNIFLGPIPGFKPNVQVTLGNTNHFCNPFPGPCDPQVTILLDVAGAVGCPKTLAESWSGNNPCKGWNYITCDAKGTVTVINFAKQNWVGTISPAVANLTGLKSLVMNDNNLTGPIPVSLTSLPELQLVDVSNNNISGKIPKFRSDVILKTSGNSFIGKDVPLSAPPGARPSSSSSTNNNSPSAAKDEHKSSISTWVIVAIVIAVVVLILVLCLVLYKYKRNRKSKLNKGKEQKLKNGSSKNMKGYGAIPSTASQSDTSNSEIYVYDGGHVTIPVELLREATNNFSEENILGRGGFGIVYKGRLHDGTEIAVKRMEASIASNKGLTEFRAEIEVLTKVRHRHLVALHGFCVNGYERLLVYEYMPQGTLGQHLFDHDQLGFLPLTWKQRLTIALDVARGVEYLHGLAQQSFIHRDLKPSNVLLGDDMRAKVSDFGLVKNAPDGKYSVETRLAGTFGYLAPEYASTGRVTTKIDVFAFGVILMEILTGRKALDESLPEDRSHLVVWFKKMVVNKEKIVEVLDPTLDPDEETYQSICKVVELAGHCAAREPSQRPDMGHVVNVLAPLVEQWTPTAAAGDDSFNIDFTMSLPQALQKWKANDNSMLSEDTSYGDYSASTRTSQSITAIRKVSETDKNTFSCTKEHQ is encoded by the exons ATGGGTAAAAAAAGGTACAAATTCTATGAAAAAATCCCCTGCTGCctcctcttcttcctcctcaTAGCCGTTGCCTCACCGGATGAGTTATCCGTCGTCGTCCGTGATGGTTCTGCCGATGATGCATCTATTATGGCTAAATTGGCTAAGTCTCTTATACCAACACCACCTGGCTGGTCAGGTTCCAATGTATGTAAATGGTCAGGCGTATCCTGTGACTCTTCAGGCAGAGTTTCTTCAATAAGTCTCATATCAAAATCTCTAGGAGGTCAATTACCACCAGATCTTAATCAACTTTCTAATCTTCAAAGCTTTAATATCCAAAAGAATCGCATTTCCGGTTCGTTACCTTCTTTATCAAACCTTCCTTCTCTTCAAGAGGTTCATCTTGATTCCAATAATTTTACCTCTGTTCCCACTAATTTCCTTTCCGGACTAACAAATTTACAAAAGTTTAGCATGGATGAAAATCCTAGTCTTCCTCCATGGACAATTCCTGATACTTTGACGGACTCAACGACCTTGGCTGATTTTTCAGCGTCTAATGCAAATATCATGGGTCAAATTCCAGACATTTTTGGGTCATTTCCAAGTTTGGAGAGTCTTAGGCTTTCGTATAATAATCTTACGGGGTTCTTGCCCTATTCTTTTGCTAAGTCTGGGATTCAAAACTTGGTACTTAATAATCAAAAGCTTGGGCTTACAGGCAGGATTGATGTTCTTGGTTCTATGGAACAGTTAACTCAAGCTTGGATCCATGTTAACAAGTTTGAAGGGCCAATTCCTGATCTTTCTCTTTGTACTAATTTGATCGATATCCAGCTTCGTGATAATAGCTTAACTGGAGTGGTTCCTCCTTCTCTGACTTCCCTTCCTAAGCTAACTAACGCGTCTTTgcaaaataacatatttttaggCCCAATTCCTGGTTTCAAACCAAATGTCCAGGTGACCCTTGGAAACACAAATCATTTTTGTAATCCTTTTCCAGGACCATGTGATCCACAGGTAACTATATTGCTTGACGTTGCTGGAGCCGTGGGTTGTCCGAAGACACTAGCTGAGTCTTGGTCAGGGAATAATCCTTGTAAAGGTTGGAACTATATTACATGTGATGCTAAGGGAACTGTGACTGTTATCAATTTTGCAAAACAGAATTGGGTTGGTACAATATCACCTGCTGTTGCTAATCTCACCGGTCTCAAATCATTGGTCATGAATGATAATAATCTCACAGGTCCTATTCCGGTTAGTCTCACAAGTTTACCAGAACTGCAGCTTGTCGATGTTTCCAACAACAATATTTCTGGCAAGATCCCAAAATTTCGTTCCGATGTCATACTGAAAACATCTGGTAATTCATTTATTGGGAAAGATGTGCCCCTAAGTGCTCCACCTGGTGCAAGACCAAGTTCAAGTTCGTCAACAAATAATAACTCACCTTCTGCTGCCAAAGATGAACATAAATCTTCCATCTCTACATGGGTCATTGTTGCTATTGTTATTGCTGTTGTTGTCCTAATCCTAGTTTTGTGCTTGGTGCTATATAAATACAAGCGtaatagaaaatcaaaattgaataaAGGCAAGGAGCAAAAATTGAAGAATGGTTCCTCTAAAAATATGAAGGGTTATGGTGCAATTCCAAGCACGGCCAGTCAAAGTGATACCTCAAACAgtgaaatatatgtatatgatggtGGGCATGTAACTATCCCAGTGGAACTTCTGCGAGAGGCGACAAACAATTTCAGCGAAGAAAATATATTGGGACGTGGTGGTTTTGGGATTGTTTACAAAGGTAGACTCCATGATGGGACAGAGATTGCTGTGAAGAGGATGGAAGCTTCTATAGCAAGTAACAAGGGTCTAACCGAATTCAGAGCTGAAATCGAGGTACTCACAAAGGTTAGGCACAGACACTTAGTGGCACTTCATGGGTTTTGTGTCAATGGATATGAGAGGCTTTTAGTATATGAGTACATGCCACAAGGGACATTAGGCCAGCACTTGTTCGATCATGATCAACTAGGATTTCTACCTCTCACTTGGAAACAAAGATTAACAATAGCACTAGACGTTGCAAGAGGGGTAGAGTATCTGCATGGTTTGGCACAACAGAGTTTCATACATAGAGATCTAAAGCCTTCTAACGTACTTCTTGGGGATGACATGAGAGCTAAGGTCTCCGATTTTGGATTAGTTAAAAATGCACCTGATGGCAAGTATTCTGTGGAGACGAGGCTAGCTGGAACTTTCGGATATCTTGCACCAGAGTATGCTT CCACTGGAAGAGTTACTACGAAGATTGATGTCTTCGCCTTTGGAGTGATATTAATGGAGATTCTCACGGGCAGAAAAGCACTTGATGAGAGCTTACCAGAAGACAGAAGTCATTTAGTGGTTTGGTTTAAAAAGATGGTTGTAAACAAAGAGAAGATTGTAGAAGTGCTAGACCCGACCCTGGATCCAGACGAGGAAACTTATCAGAGCATATGCAAAGTTGTAGAGCTAGCAGGACATTGTGCAGCTAGGGAACCATCTCAGAGACCAGATATGGGCCACGTGGTAAATGTCTTAGCTCCTCTGGTAGAGCAATGGACACCCACGGCCGCTGCTGGAGATGATAGTTTCAATATTGACTTCACTATGAGCCTTCCTCAAGCCCTGCAAAAATGGAAAGCTAATGACAATTCCATGCTCTCTGAAGACACGTCGTATGGTGACTATAGCGCATCCACAAGGACTTCACAGTCCATAACAGCAATCAGGAAGGTGTCAGAGACGGATAAAAACACATTTAGTTGTACAAAGGAACACCAGTGA
- the LOC107031745 gene encoding peptidyl-prolyl cis-trans isomerase FKBP15-1 encodes MEFGRAFNPTSLFIVFLLVTLVTAKKSGDVTELQIGVKFKPTSRELKAHKGDRVSVHYSGKLTDGTVFDSSYERNDPIEFELGSGQVIKGWDQGLLGMCVGEKRKLKIPAKLGYGESGSPPKIPGGATLVFDTELVAVNGKKTTADNEL; translated from the exons ATGGAATTCGGCCGAGCATTCAATCCCACTTCTTTGttcattgtttttcttcttgttacTCTAG TTACCGCTAAAAAGTCCGGCGATGTTACGGAGTTGCAGATCGGTGTGAAG TTTAAGCCAACATCTCGTGAACTTAAGGCTCACAAGGGAGATAGAGTTTCAGTACACTACAGT GGAAAACTTACAGATGGAACTGTGTTTGATTCTAGCTATGAGAGGAATGACCCCATTGAATTTGAACTTGGAAGTGGTCAAGTGATTAAAG GTTGGGATCAAGGACTTCTTGGAATGTGTGTGGGAGAGAAGCGAAAGTTGAAAATTCCTGCTAAACTTGGTTATGGAGAGAGTGGATCTCCACCAAAGATCCCAG GTGGTGCAACTCTTGTCTTCGACACTGAGCTGGTTGCTGTGAATGGA